TGCAACGAGAAGGACTCGGTAATAGCAATGGTAAACGAGATAGAGTCGAGGAAGCTGAGCATATTCACGGAAACCCTTAACGACGTAAACGAGAACTTCAAGAAGCTGTACGGATACGTGTTCGAGGGATCTGCAATGCTCCAGCTTGACAACCAAAAGGACCCGTTCAATTCAGGGCTTTCGATAAACATAAAGTCCCCAAAGCACAAGAACGTGACTGTGGAGGTGCTATCGGGAGGGGAGAAATCCCTTGTAATCATAATGCTGATATTCGCGATACAGGCGCACGACCCGATGTCCCTGTACGTGTTTGACGAGATAGATGCAGCGCTGGACAAGGAGAACTCGAAGAAGCTTTCAAGGCTCATGAAGGAGGTGAGCAAGAAGTCCCAGCTGATAGTCATAAGCCACAACGATTCCCTGATAACCGCATCGGACACGGCAATAGGTGTTGTCCACAGGAACGGGGAATCCCGCGCCGTTGGACTCCAGATTACCCCGACGCAAAGTGTTGAAATCAAATAGTGTTATACGTGCAGCAGAAAAAACCCGGATCGAAGAAGATTGAAATAAACACCCTTCCGCTATACATACTCCTTGCGGTGCTGTTCGTGCTCTTCATAGTGTTCCAGGGCAGGGGAACGCTCTCAGCGCTCTTTGGCATAGCCCTTTTCATGACGATTGTAGTGCTGATAGTCATAGAGTTCAGCGTCGGGCTCCGCGAGGACGGCCTTGCGAAGAACATCATAGAGATAATGGCCGCCGTTTTGATAGTGGTGGTGTTCTGGTTCTCGTTGAGGGCGCTACTGCACACTAGCTACCCTCTTGACGTGGTGCCGAGCTGCAGCATGCTTCCGCACCTGAAGAGGGGCGACCTCATAGTGCTGCGCGGCGTGCAGTCGCCCCAGCAGATAAAGGCTCCTGTGATAAACGTAAGCGCATCCGCATACAAAAACATGGACAGCGCGATATCCAGCGAATTCCTTTCGTGCGTTGCATACAGCATAAGCGGCAACAGGGTATATGTGTCGCAGATCGTAAAGCCCGGCTACAGCATAGGCCTCTACAGCCCTCGCAACGGCGGCGAGATAGTTCCGTATTCATCGCAGAGCGGATTCCTCGTGCAGTACACGTGCGGGGCAAAGGAGATAATGTACGGAAACGGGACTACCGCATACGAGGCATACACAACCGCAGTAACGATCAACGGCACAACCATATACACGGATGCTAACAATTCTATAGTCGTATATGCAACGATACCGCAGGATTACTTCTACAAGCTTGGCGACAGCTACATAGTGCACAGGGCATATGCGATCATAAACGCTAGCGGGAAGTACTACGTGCTTACGAAGGGCGACAACAATCCTGGGCTTGACATGCAGTACGGCAATTATCCGGTAAACATGACGTACGTTCAGGGCAGCGTAGTGTACTCCATACCATATCTTGGCTATCTCAAGCTTGCGTTAAGCAACAGCTTCACTGAGCCTGCGGGATGCAACTCCACTGTGATAAACAGCTAATGGGAGTACGCCTTGGTCCATGCAGATGAGAATACCACCGTATTGGAAGCGCCGTTGTTGCCGTTTCCGCTGTAGTCCACCATGTCGCTGTTCAGCGGCCACCACCCGACAAGGTGCTGCAGGTCTATCGGCGGCGCACCTATGCCCTTTATGTACTCATGGAGTATCTGGTTCGAGTTGAGCGATGAGTTGTATATCTGCACGTTCGATATGCCCCCTGCAAACCAGTTGCCCTGGCCGGCCCCTATCGTCAGGTTGTTGCCATTAGTCACTATGTTGCCAGACTGCGGGACCGTTCCCGCAAGATACCCGTCCACGTATATGCTCATCGCGTAGCCGTTATATGTAGCGGCCACGTAGTGCCAGCTGTTCTTCCCGTTATAGTTCTCGCTGAGCGATACCCAAGACCCTCCTATGTAGAGGTCCATCGCTATATTGGACCAGCCGCTGGTCGTAGCTGGGAAAACATATCCTGTGTTGGTTGTTGCCGTGGCCTTTGAGACCGCATCCTGGTCTGTTCCGGACCCGTTCGCGTATATCCATGCGGTTACAGTGAGCTGGTTGGACAAATCAAGATACCCGGAATCCGGTACTGAAACCTTGCTGCTCCCACCGTTGAAGAAAGCTACGGATTTGGGTATC
This window of the Candidatus Micrarchaeota archaeon genome carries:
- a CDS encoding LamG domain-containing protein, whose amino-acid sequence is MPNSQGSIEYLVNYAWAFIIIGVAIAALYAIGAFNSGNSISRAEPGACQVYRPYGAGTIQLIDLQGVCSSEIPKSVAFFNGGSSKVSVPDSGYLDLSNQLTVTAWIYANGSGTDQDAVSKATATTNTGYVFPATTSGWSNIAMDLYIGGSWVSLSENYNGKNSWHYVAATYNGYAMSIYVDGYLAGTVPQSGNIVTNGNNLTIGAGQGNWFAGGISNVQIYNSSLNSNQILHEYIKGIGAPPIDLQHLVGWWPLNSDMVDYSGNGNNGASNTVVFSSAWTKAYSH